The proteins below are encoded in one region of Micromonospora sp. DSM 45708:
- a CDS encoding LURP-one-related/scramblase family protein produces the protein MSLDSLQAQHRFIVRQRIRMMVNQYEVHAVAPDGSEGGLLAFAQQKRLAFKEQVTIYTDDTKQYPLLGFKARQRLDLGATYDVTDHAGAPIGLFRKDFAQSLLRSTWHVEQPGLPPATGQERSLPVALLRRFVDSLSWLPYHFDFLAGGQPVFSVDKKWGLRDRYVVDIQHPHIDRRLVIAMAVGLDALQSR, from the coding sequence ATGTCGCTCGACAGCCTGCAGGCCCAGCACCGGTTCATCGTCCGCCAGCGAATCCGGATGATGGTCAACCAGTACGAGGTGCACGCCGTGGCACCGGACGGCTCCGAGGGCGGGCTGCTCGCGTTCGCGCAGCAGAAGCGGCTCGCCTTCAAGGAGCAGGTCACCATCTACACCGATGACACCAAGCAGTACCCCCTTCTCGGATTCAAGGCCCGCCAGCGGCTCGATCTCGGCGCCACCTACGACGTGACCGACCACGCCGGCGCCCCGATCGGCCTGTTCCGCAAGGACTTCGCCCAGTCGCTGCTGCGGTCGACCTGGCACGTCGAGCAGCCCGGTCTGCCGCCCGCGACGGGACAGGAGCGCAGCCTGCCGGTGGCGCTGCTGCGCCGCTTCGTCGACTCGCTCTCCTGGCTGCCCTACCACTTCGACTTCCTGGCCGGCGGCCAGCCGGTGTTCTCGGTCGACAAGAAGTGGGGCCTGCGCGACCGGTACGTCGTCGACATCCAGCACCCGCACATCGACCGCCGGCTGGTCATCGCCATGGCGGTGGGCCTGGACGCGCTCCAGTCCCGCTGA
- a CDS encoding type II secretion system F family protein, whose amino-acid sequence MSRQTVAAVCLGGAASLLVVTGAAVRPARRLRRLAPTPRPGRPNWWPDRIRLGAGLTAVAVAVVAGGWGGLLTGLLAGVAADRLLRRIEPRAVRERRLRETADLPLAADLLAAALRAGAPVDGSALAVAEALGGPLADRLGRVGRTLGLGGTAIEAWAHLRPVSGAESLVAAAVRSSNSGAALAGALTRLADDLRAQRSTAAEAAARRAGVLIVLPLGLCFLPAFILAGLVPVIVAVLGDVL is encoded by the coding sequence ATGTCCCGTCAGACGGTGGCCGCCGTCTGCCTCGGCGGCGCCGCGTCACTCCTGGTCGTGACCGGGGCCGCCGTCCGCCCGGCCCGGCGGCTGCGCCGGCTCGCGCCCACCCCTCGGCCCGGCCGCCCGAACTGGTGGCCGGACCGGATCCGGCTGGGCGCCGGCCTGACCGCCGTGGCCGTGGCGGTGGTCGCCGGTGGCTGGGGCGGCCTGCTCACCGGGCTGCTGGCCGGCGTCGCCGCCGACCGTCTGCTGCGCCGGATCGAGCCCCGCGCCGTACGGGAGCGTCGCCTGCGCGAAACCGCCGACCTGCCGCTCGCCGCCGATCTGCTGGCTGCGGCGCTCCGGGCCGGGGCACCTGTCGACGGCTCGGCGCTCGCGGTCGCCGAGGCGCTCGGCGGACCGCTCGCGGACCGGCTCGGCCGGGTGGGCCGCACGCTGGGCCTCGGCGGCACGGCGATCGAGGCATGGGCGCACCTGCGTCCCGTCTCCGGGGCGGAAAGCCTGGTCGCCGCCGCGGTCCGTTCGTCGAACAGCGGTGCCGCGCTGGCCGGCGCGCTCACCCGGCTCGCGGACGACCTGCGGGCGCAACGCTCGACCGCGGCCGAGGCGGCGGCCCGACGCGCGGGCGTGCTCATCGTGCTGCCACTCGGGCTGTGCTTCCTGCCCGCCTTCATTCTCGCCGGTCTGGTGCCGGTGATCGTCGCCGTCCTCGGCGACGTGCTCTGA
- a CDS encoding type II secretion system F family protein, which translates to MTGQLGLVVVLLAGAAVTVGWPVRGGRARQRAVLDPGPRAGERSTPERRATPTSGGRDAFRAVSVRRALPAAALLGGGAGALLGGPVAALVLAVYGTLAARAALRRRTRQAVERDHRRDLDRLGAVAADLRAGLPAGHLLDDGAGRIARLARAAVRLADRTGAPLADLLERIEADARAADRGLAAAAAQAAGARATAWLLAALPLGGIGLGYAIGVDPVAVLLHTPVGGGSALGAVVLQVGGLLWAERLGAGPGRAA; encoded by the coding sequence GTGACCGGCCAGCTCGGGCTGGTGGTCGTGCTGCTGGCCGGTGCCGCGGTGACGGTCGGTTGGCCGGTACGCGGCGGCCGGGCCCGACAGCGGGCGGTCCTCGACCCGGGGCCTCGTGCCGGCGAGCGGTCCACCCCTGAGCGGCGGGCCACCCCGACGTCGGGCGGTCGGGACGCGTTCCGCGCCGTGTCCGTCCGGCGGGCCCTGCCGGCGGCGGCGCTGCTCGGCGGCGGGGCGGGGGCGCTTCTCGGTGGTCCGGTGGCCGCACTGGTGCTCGCCGTCTACGGCACGCTCGCGGCCCGGGCGGCGCTGCGTCGGCGTACCCGGCAGGCGGTCGAGCGGGACCACCGTCGTGATCTGGACCGGCTCGGTGCGGTCGCCGCCGACCTGCGGGCCGGTCTGCCCGCCGGTCACCTGCTCGACGACGGTGCGGGGCGGATCGCCCGGCTGGCCCGGGCCGCGGTGCGACTGGCCGACCGCACCGGTGCGCCGCTGGCCGACCTGCTCGAGCGGATCGAAGCCGACGCCCGGGCGGCCGACCGGGGGCTCGCCGCTGCCGCCGCCCAGGCCGCCGGCGCGCGGGCGACGGCGTGGCTCCTCGCCGCCCTACCGCTCGGCGGGATCGGTCTGGGTTACGCCATCGGCGTCGACCCGGTGGCCGTGCTCCTGCACACGCCGGTCGGCGGCGGCAGCGCCCTGGGGGCCGTGGTCCTTCAGGTAGGCGGGTTGCTCTGGGCGGAGCGTCTCGGTGCCGGGCCCGGGCGGGCGGCCTGA
- a CDS encoding ATP-binding protein: MATVKLSFSPAPVHVRTARLVGVAVARRAGVREDLLDEVRLAIGEACTRAVALHRQYGLGELVYVEMSDGGPYTVRVVDRAPIEAGLGLAALGPDELAKESLSEDALTTGVGFALLAGFVEDLQVRPVDEGVGTEVRMAWPTGRV; the protein is encoded by the coding sequence ATGGCCACCGTCAAGCTCTCCTTCTCACCGGCGCCGGTCCACGTGCGCACCGCCCGCCTGGTCGGTGTCGCGGTGGCCCGGCGGGCCGGGGTCCGCGAGGACCTGCTCGACGAGGTGCGTCTGGCCATCGGCGAGGCGTGCACCCGGGCGGTGGCGCTGCACCGGCAGTACGGGCTGGGAGAGCTGGTCTACGTGGAGATGTCCGACGGCGGGCCGTACACGGTGCGGGTGGTGGACCGGGCCCCGATCGAGGCGGGTCTGGGGCTGGCCGCGCTCGGCCCGGACGAGTTGGCGAAGGAGTCGCTCAGCGAGGACGCGCTCACCACCGGCGTGGGGTTCGCCCTGCTCGCCGGTTTCGTGGAGGACCTCCAGGTCCGCCCGGTCGACGAGGGCGTCGGCACCGAGGTCCGGATGGCCTGGCCGACCGGCCGCGTCTGA
- a CDS encoding STAS domain-containing protein, translating to MELSLATRAVGEHTVLEVGGEVDVYTAPRLRERLIELIDGGARHVVVDLGRVDFLDSTGLGVLVGALKRLRSAGGSFALVCDKEPLLKIFRITALDQVFPLHPTVDAAIAADTTGA from the coding sequence ATGGAGCTGTCGCTGGCGACCCGCGCCGTGGGGGAGCACACGGTGCTCGAGGTCGGCGGTGAGGTGGATGTCTACACCGCACCCCGCCTGCGGGAACGGCTCATCGAGCTGATCGACGGTGGGGCCCGCCACGTGGTGGTGGACCTGGGCCGGGTGGACTTCCTCGACTCGACCGGGCTGGGCGTGCTGGTCGGCGCGCTCAAGCGGCTCCGGTCGGCCGGCGGCTCGTTCGCGCTGGTCTGCGACAAGGAGCCGCTGCTCAAGATCTTCCGCATCACCGCTCTGGACCAGGTCTTCCCGCTGCATCCGACGGTCGACGCGGCCATCGCCGCCGACACCACCGGCGCGTGA
- a CDS encoding sodium-translocating pyrophosphatase — protein MSGTLAADGGALSLTGANVTYVVIAAVIALVALVFAAALTKAVLAAGTGTTNMQEISGAVQEGASAYLLRQFRTLAIFVVIAVVLLFLLPVHDTDGNQTLVKIGRSAFFVVGALFSAFIGGAGMWLATRANLRVAAAAREREGGREGAMKIAFRTGGVVGFLTVGLGLFGAALVVILFRGDAPTVLEGFGFGAALLAMFMRVGGGIFTKAADVGADLVGKVEQGIPEDDPRNAATIADNVGDNVGDCAGMAADLFESYAVTLVAALILGRAAFGEDGLVFPLIISTIGVLVAIVGVFITRLRASDRNGLTAINRAFYLSAVISAVLVAIAAFAYLPATFGELEGGLTDVDRNPRLVAIGAVVIGIVLAAAIQALTGYFTETNRRPVQDIGKSSQTGAATVILAGISIGLESAVYSALLIGAGVFGAFLLGGSSITLSLFAVALAGTGLLTTVGVIVAMDTFGPISDNAQGVAEMSGDIDEHGARTLTELDAVGNTTKAITKGIAIATAVLAATALFGSYTDTLRTSYADAGVGDVGTEILNALNVANPRNLVGLIIGAAVVFLFSGLAINAVSRSAGAVVMEVRRQFRELPGIMDRTQRPEYGKVVDICTRDAQRELLTPGLLAILAPIAVGFGLGPGALASYLAGAIGAGTLMAVFLSNSGGAWDNAKKLVEDGAYGGKGSEAHSATVIGDTVGDPFKDTAGPAINPLIKVMNLVSLLIAPAVVAWSVGDDKNPALRITIAVVAALIIAAAVVFSKRKGVVMDSSDHGAGTSDQHPETVGA, from the coding sequence ATGTCCGGGACCTTGGCCGCCGACGGCGGCGCACTGTCCCTTACCGGAGCCAACGTGACGTACGTCGTCATCGCCGCGGTCATCGCGCTGGTGGCGCTCGTCTTCGCCGCCGCCTTGACCAAGGCGGTACTGGCAGCCGGTACGGGAACCACCAACATGCAGGAGATCTCCGGGGCGGTGCAGGAGGGCGCCTCGGCGTACCTGCTGCGGCAGTTCCGCACCCTGGCGATCTTCGTGGTGATCGCTGTCGTGCTGCTGTTCCTGCTGCCGGTGCACGACACCGACGGCAACCAGACGCTGGTGAAGATCGGCCGCTCGGCGTTCTTCGTGGTGGGCGCGCTGTTCAGCGCGTTCATCGGCGGCGCCGGCATGTGGCTGGCCACCCGCGCCAACCTGCGGGTCGCCGCCGCCGCGCGGGAGCGCGAAGGTGGCCGCGAGGGCGCCATGAAGATCGCCTTCCGCACCGGCGGCGTGGTCGGCTTCCTCACCGTCGGCCTCGGCCTGTTCGGTGCGGCGCTCGTCGTCATCCTGTTCCGCGGTGACGCCCCGACCGTGCTGGAGGGCTTCGGCTTCGGCGCCGCGCTGCTGGCCATGTTCATGCGGGTCGGTGGCGGCATCTTCACCAAGGCCGCGGACGTCGGCGCGGACCTGGTCGGCAAGGTCGAGCAGGGCATCCCGGAGGACGACCCGCGCAACGCCGCGACCATCGCCGACAACGTGGGCGACAACGTCGGCGACTGCGCCGGCATGGCCGCCGACCTGTTCGAGTCGTACGCGGTCACGCTGGTCGCCGCGCTGATCCTGGGCCGGGCCGCGTTCGGCGAGGACGGCCTGGTCTTCCCGCTGATCATCTCCACCATCGGTGTGCTGGTCGCGATCGTGGGCGTGTTCATCACCCGGCTGCGCGCCAGCGACCGCAACGGTCTGACCGCGATCAACCGGGCCTTCTACCTGTCCGCGGTGATCTCCGCGGTGCTGGTGGCGATCGCCGCGTTCGCGTACCTGCCGGCCACGTTCGGCGAGCTGGAGGGCGGGCTGACCGACGTCGACCGCAACCCGCGGCTGGTGGCCATCGGCGCGGTCGTGATCGGCATCGTGCTGGCCGCCGCGATCCAGGCGCTGACCGGCTACTTCACCGAGACCAACCGGCGCCCGGTGCAGGACATCGGCAAGAGCTCGCAGACCGGCGCCGCCACCGTCATCCTGGCCGGCATCAGCATCGGCCTGGAGTCGGCGGTCTACTCGGCGCTGCTGATCGGCGCCGGCGTCTTCGGCGCGTTCCTGCTCGGCGGCAGCTCGATCACGCTGTCGCTGTTCGCGGTCGCGCTGGCCGGCACCGGCCTGCTCACCACCGTCGGCGTCATCGTCGCGATGGACACGTTCGGCCCGATCTCGGACAACGCGCAGGGCGTGGCCGAGATGTCCGGGGACATCGACGAGCACGGCGCGCGGACGCTGACCGAGCTGGACGCGGTCGGCAACACCACCAAGGCGATCACCAAGGGCATCGCGATCGCCACCGCGGTGCTGGCCGCGACCGCGCTGTTCGGCTCGTACACCGACACGCTGCGGACCTCGTACGCGGACGCGGGCGTGGGCGACGTCGGCACCGAGATCCTCAACGCGCTGAACGTGGCCAACCCGCGCAACCTGGTCGGCCTGATCATCGGCGCGGCCGTGGTCTTCCTCTTCTCCGGCCTGGCCATCAACGCGGTCTCCCGCTCGGCCGGTGCCGTGGTGATGGAGGTGCGCCGGCAGTTCCGCGAGCTGCCCGGCATCATGGACCGCACCCAGCGGCCCGAGTACGGCAAGGTCGTGGACATCTGCACCCGGGACGCGCAGCGCGAGCTGCTGACCCCCGGCCTGCTGGCCATCCTGGCCCCGATCGCGGTCGGCTTCGGTCTCGGCCCGGGCGCGCTGGCGTCGTACCTGGCCGGCGCGATCGGCGCGGGCACGCTGATGGCGGTCTTCCTGTCCAACTCCGGTGGAGCCTGGGACAACGCCAAGAAGCTCGTCGAGGACGGCGCGTACGGCGGCAAGGGCTCCGAGGCGCACTCCGCCACGGTCATCGGCGACACGGTCGGCGACCCGTTCAAGGACACCGCCGGCCCGGCGATCAACCCGCTGATCAAGGTGATGAACCTGGTCTCGCTGCTGATCGCCCCGGCCGTGGTGGCCTGGAGCGTGGGCGACGACAAGAATCCCGCGCTGCGGATCACGATCGCCGTGGTGGCCGCGCTGATCATCGCGGCGGCGGTGGTGTTCAGCAAGCGCAAGGGCGTCGTGATGGACAGCTCGGACCACGGTGCGGGCACCTCGGACCAGCACCCGGAGACGGTGGGCGCCTGA
- a CDS encoding Rv3654c family TadE-like protein — MCLLAIGLVFVLVGLFGAGLGAARCARHQARVAADFGALAGASRVLDGADAACGSADALVSANGGRMTGCRVDGLDLIVTAQVRVAPLPGLSRAATATSRAGPAREPATAP, encoded by the coding sequence GTGTGCCTGCTCGCCATCGGCCTGGTCTTCGTGCTCGTCGGGCTGTTCGGCGCGGGACTCGGGGCCGCCCGCTGCGCGCGCCATCAGGCCCGGGTGGCGGCCGACTTCGGCGCGCTCGCGGGCGCGAGCCGGGTGCTCGACGGGGCGGACGCCGCATGTGGGTCGGCCGACGCGCTGGTGTCCGCCAACGGCGGCCGGATGACCGGGTGCCGGGTCGACGGCCTCGACCTGATCGTCACGGCGCAGGTACGCGTCGCGCCGCTGCCCGGGCTGTCCCGCGCTGCCACCGCGACGTCCCGGGCCGGACCGGCGCGCGAACCCGCCACCGCGCCATGA
- a CDS encoding DEAD/DEAH box helicase: MRFPIPNTSARVQDVTDDSPGPRRTPDELLRRLRLRHATDPVTHVERVPARVGEPAPWPDWAPEELRAAFAERGVVAPWRHQTEAAELAYAGQHVVVATGTASGKSLAYQLPALSTLLTDPRATVLYLAPTKALAADQLRAVAGLDLDGVRPATYDGDTPRTEREWIRRHARFVLTNPDMLHHGILPGHAHWSGFLRRLAYVVVDECHTYRGVFGSHVAHVLRRLRRQCARFGRTPVFLLASATSGDPATAAGRLTGLPVTAVTEDTSPRGGVTFALWEPPLLPPTSESDVADLVQVRRSALRETADLLADSVVEGVRTLAFVRSRRGAEVVAANARRSLDEAVPGLGDRVAAYRAGYLREERRELERALLHGDLLGLASTNALELGVDLVGLDAVLICGWPGTRASLWQQAGRAGRSGDEALAVLVARDDPLDTYLVHHPEALFGRPVEATVLDPANPYVLAPQLACAAHEAPLTAADLELFGEGAKEAVDSLVETGALRQRPTGWYWRHRERPEVDLRGEDGAPVCVVEESTGRLLGTVDGGSAHFLLHTGAVYLHQGVSYVVDTLDLPDGCALVHAEEPDWSTHARDVTSLSVVSVRSYVDAGPVGLFLGEVDVTSQVVSYQRRRIATGEVIDTRPLDLPARELRTVAVWFTLSPESLARAGVEAADVPGALHAAEHAAIGLLPLIATCDRWDIGGLSTALHPDTEAPTVFVYDGHPGGAGFAERAYRTAAAWLRATRDAVVECGCETGCPSCVQSPKCGNGNNPLAKPEAVKVLDVVLTNLAAAGDATAGDATAGDSSGDAAADDGPGAERGGMLPRQDDRATRRSAAGRNTTD; encoded by the coding sequence CTGCGGTTCCCAATTCCGAACACCAGTGCGAGAGTGCAGGACGTGACCGACGACAGCCCCGGCCCGCGGCGCACGCCGGACGAGCTGCTGCGCCGGTTGCGGCTGCGCCACGCCACCGACCCGGTCACCCACGTCGAGCGGGTGCCGGCCCGCGTCGGCGAGCCCGCGCCCTGGCCCGACTGGGCGCCGGAGGAACTGCGGGCGGCGTTCGCGGAGCGCGGCGTGGTCGCGCCGTGGCGGCACCAGACCGAGGCCGCCGAGCTGGCGTACGCGGGGCAGCACGTCGTCGTCGCCACCGGCACGGCGTCCGGCAAGTCGCTGGCGTACCAGCTTCCCGCGCTGAGCACGCTGCTCACCGACCCGCGCGCCACGGTGCTCTACCTGGCCCCGACCAAGGCGCTCGCCGCCGACCAGCTCCGCGCCGTCGCCGGCCTGGACCTCGACGGGGTACGCCCGGCCACCTACGACGGCGACACCCCGCGCACCGAGCGGGAGTGGATCCGCCGGCACGCCCGGTTCGTGCTGACCAACCCGGACATGCTGCACCACGGCATCCTGCCCGGCCACGCCCACTGGTCCGGCTTCCTGCGCCGCCTCGCGTACGTGGTGGTCGACGAGTGCCACACCTACCGGGGCGTGTTCGGCTCACACGTCGCGCACGTGCTGCGGCGGCTGCGCCGGCAGTGCGCCCGCTTCGGGCGTACGCCGGTGTTCCTGCTGGCCTCGGCCACGTCCGGTGATCCGGCGACGGCGGCCGGGCGGCTCACCGGCCTGCCCGTCACCGCCGTCACCGAGGACACGTCGCCGCGCGGCGGGGTGACGTTCGCGCTCTGGGAGCCGCCGCTGCTGCCGCCCACCTCGGAGAGCGACGTCGCCGACCTCGTGCAGGTCCGGCGCTCCGCGCTGCGGGAGACCGCCGACCTGCTCGCCGACAGCGTGGTCGAGGGGGTACGCACGCTCGCGTTCGTCAGGTCCCGCCGGGGCGCCGAGGTGGTCGCCGCGAACGCGCGGCGCTCACTCGACGAGGCGGTGCCCGGCCTCGGCGACCGGGTGGCCGCCTACCGCGCCGGCTACCTGCGCGAGGAGCGCCGCGAGCTGGAACGGGCGCTGCTGCACGGCGACCTGCTCGGGCTCGCCTCCACCAACGCGCTCGAACTCGGCGTCGACCTGGTCGGGCTGGACGCGGTGCTGATCTGCGGCTGGCCGGGCACCCGCGCCTCGCTCTGGCAGCAGGCCGGCCGCGCCGGGCGTTCCGGCGACGAGGCCCTCGCGGTGCTGGTGGCCCGCGACGACCCGCTCGACACCTACCTCGTGCACCACCCGGAGGCGCTGTTCGGCCGTCCCGTCGAGGCCACCGTGCTCGACCCGGCCAACCCGTACGTGCTCGCGCCGCAACTCGCCTGCGCCGCGCACGAGGCCCCGCTCACCGCCGCCGACCTGGAACTCTTCGGCGAGGGCGCCAAGGAGGCGGTGGACTCGCTGGTCGAGACGGGCGCGCTGCGGCAGCGGCCCACCGGCTGGTACTGGCGGCACCGGGAACGCCCCGAGGTCGACCTGCGCGGCGAGGACGGCGCACCGGTCTGCGTGGTGGAGGAGTCCACCGGGCGGCTGCTCGGCACCGTCGACGGCGGCTCCGCGCACTTCCTGCTCCACACCGGCGCGGTCTACCTGCACCAGGGCGTCTCGTACGTGGTCGACACGCTCGACCTGCCCGACGGGTGCGCGCTGGTGCACGCCGAGGAGCCGGACTGGTCCACCCACGCCCGCGACGTCACCTCGCTGTCCGTGGTCTCCGTCCGCTCGTACGTCGACGCCGGCCCGGTCGGGCTGTTCCTCGGCGAGGTCGACGTGACCAGCCAGGTGGTGTCGTACCAGCGCCGGCGCATCGCCACCGGCGAGGTGATCGACACCCGCCCGCTGGACCTGCCCGCACGCGAACTGCGCACGGTCGCGGTCTGGTTCACGCTCTCGCCGGAGTCGCTGGCTCGTGCCGGCGTCGAGGCCGCCGACGTGCCGGGCGCGCTGCACGCCGCCGAACACGCCGCGATCGGCCTGCTGCCGCTGATCGCGACCTGCGACCGCTGGGACATCGGCGGGTTGTCGACCGCCCTGCACCCGGACACCGAGGCCCCGACCGTCTTCGTCTACGACGGCCACCCCGGCGGGGCGGGCTTCGCCGAGCGGGCGTACCGGACGGCCGCCGCCTGGCTGCGCGCCACCCGCGACGCCGTGGTCGAGTGCGGGTGCGAAACCGGGTGCCCGTCCTGCGTCCAGTCCCCGAAGTGCGGAAACGGCAACAACCCGCTGGCCAAGCCGGAGGCCGTCAAGGTCCTCGACGTGGTGCTCACCAACCTCGCCGCCGCCGGCGACGCGACGGCCGGCGACGCGACGGCCGGTGATTCGTCGGGTGACGCCGCGGCGGATGACGGGCCGGGGGCGGAGCGCGGCGGGATGCTGCCACGGCAGGACGACCGGGCAACCCGACGGTCGGCGGCCGGCCGCAACACGACGGACTGA
- a CDS encoding DUF4244 domain-containing protein, with the protein MRKLLTRLRGDAGMNTAEYAVGTLAAVAFAGILLKVLTSGNVQSALTAVIDRALK; encoded by the coding sequence ATGCGCAAGCTCCTCACCCGACTGCGGGGTGACGCCGGCATGAACACGGCGGAGTACGCCGTGGGCACCCTCGCCGCGGTCGCCTTCGCCGGGATCCTGCTGAAGGTGCTCACCTCCGGCAACGTGCAGTCCGCGCTGACCGCCGTCATCGACCGGGCCTTGAAGTGA
- a CDS encoding TadE family type IV pilus minor pilin has protein sequence MSGGAPYGVGCGTARRRPWDARERGSFTAELAVGLPALMFLLLAGLTAVDAVTTRAGCVDAAREAALAAARGEPGQPAGARYAPPGAEVTLTVVGDRVTATVRAPVRTLGTRLPRSTVSGVAVAAVEPGAPGPPP, from the coding sequence GTGAGTGGCGGGGCGCCGTACGGCGTCGGGTGCGGCACCGCCCGCCGCCGTCCCTGGGACGCCCGGGAACGGGGGTCGTTCACCGCCGAGCTGGCGGTCGGCCTGCCGGCGTTGATGTTCCTTCTCCTCGCCGGCCTCACCGCGGTCGACGCGGTGACCACGCGCGCCGGCTGTGTCGACGCGGCCCGGGAAGCGGCACTTGCCGCCGCTCGGGGCGAGCCGGGCCAGCCGGCCGGCGCCCGGTACGCCCCGCCGGGCGCGGAGGTGACGCTGACCGTGGTCGGTGACCGGGTGACCGCGACCGTCCGGGCGCCCGTCCGGACGTTAGGTACGAGGCTGCCCCGGTCGACCGTGTCCGGCGTCGCGGTGGCCGCCGTGGAACCCGGCGCTCCCGGGCCGCCGCCGTGA